From one Diprion similis isolate iyDipSimi1 chromosome 7, iyDipSimi1.1, whole genome shotgun sequence genomic stretch:
- the LOC124408012 gene encoding uncharacterized protein LOC124408012, translating to MKFITLTVCFLAILAGVFAQRFHPQFDADFASYFPMRSNLRDARSNRGPVVFPPGPQSGSDETSGVIVGASGYGFVPPGNQKY from the exons ATGAAATTC ATCACCTTAACCGTCTGTTTCCTCGCCATCCTGGCCGGCGTCTTTGCCCAGCGATTCCACCCGCAATTCGATGCTGACTTTGCGTCCTACTTCCCGATGAGATCGAACCTTAGGGATGCCCGATCTAACCGAG GTCCAGTCGTATTTCCTCCGGGTCCACAGTCCGGCAGCGATGAGACAAGCGGCGTGATCGTCGGAGCAAGTGGCTACGGATTCGTACCCCCAGGTAACCAGAAATACTGA